A single Limanda limanda chromosome 19, fLimLim1.1, whole genome shotgun sequence DNA region contains:
- the LOC133025944 gene encoding palmitoyltransferase ZDHHC18-B-like, whose product MKNCEFQQIDPRALPTPTPTPPHHHPGSVTAEEPRRPRRKWEVFPGKNRFYCEGRIVAARQSGVLPLTLGLILVTSGLFFTFDCPFLVKHLTSCIPVIGGVLFVFVVITLLQTSFSDPGILPRATPDEATDIEKQIDNTGNTSYRPPPRTKEVVINQQVVKLKYCFTCKMFRPPRTSHCSLCDNCVERFDHHCPWVGNCVGKRNYRFFYTFIVSLSFLTSFIFGCVTTHLALRAQGGKGLVFALQESPGSAVELVICFFSVWSILGLSGFHTYLVASNLTTNEDIKGSWSGKSGEDVTNPYSHKNICINCCSVLCGPMPPSLIDRRGFLPSDESSQTGGADIEVPAAATKSEINVCTQGTKGLLESATLPPLLSSSCHQGKPQTAHTCPDNSAAVNSDPSAALSTGCGARHTAGSRGDTSPSHHTKTHSKKSKHTA is encoded by the exons ATGAAGAACTGCGAGTTCCAGCAAATCGACCCGCGGGCACTTCCGACACCCACCCCGACCCCTCCGCATCACCACCCGGGGAGCGTCACGgcagaggagccgaggagaccCAGGAGGAAGTGGGAAGTTTTCCCCGGGAAGAACCGCTTCTACTGCGAGGGACGGATCGTCGCGGCCCGGCAGAGCGGGGTCCTGCCCCTCACCCTGGGCCTCATCCTCGTCACCAGCGGACTGTTCTTTACATTTGA CTGTCCCTTCCTGGTCAAACACCTGACCAGCTGCATACCTGTTATTGGAGGAGTCCTCTTCGTATTTGTGGTCATCACCCTGCTGCAGACCAGCTTCTCCGACCCCGGCATCCTGCCCAGAGCCACACCGGACGAGGCCACAGACATTGAGAAGCAGATTG acaacacaggaaacaccaGCTATCGGCCTCCACCGCGCACAAAGGAGGTTGTGATCAACCAGCAGGTGGTGAAGCTCAAGTACTGCTTCACCTGCAAGATGTTCCGGCCTCCACGCACCTCCCACTGCAGCCTGTGTGACAACTGTGTGG AGCGATTCGATCATCATTGCCCTTGGGTGGGGAACTGCGTAGGGAAACGCAACTACCGCTTCTTCTACACCTTCATCGTGTCACTCTCCTTCCTGACCTCGTTCATCTTCGGCTGTGTGACCACACATCTAGCACTGA GGGCTCAAGGTGGAAAAGGTCTGGTGTTTGCTCTGCAAGAGAGTCCCGGCAG TGCAGTGGAGCTGGTGATATGTTTCTTCTCAGTCTGGTCCATCTTGGGCCTCTCGGGCTTCCATACTTACTTAGTTGCTTCCAACCTGACCACCAATGAAGAC ATAAAAGGCTCCTGGTCAGGGAAGAGTGGAGAAGATGTCACTAACCCATACAGtcataaaaacatctgtatcaACTGTTGTTCTGTGCTCTGTGGACCCATGCCACCCAG CTTGATCGACAGGCGAGGATTCCTGCCCTCAGATGAATCTTCCCAGACAGGCGGCGCGGACATCGAGGTGCCAGCTGCGGCCACTAAAAGCGAGATAAATGTG TGCACACAGGGAACTAAAGGTCTGCTGGAGTCAGCCACTCTCCCTCCGCTCCTGTCCTCCTCGTGCCATCAGGGGAAACCTCAGACAGCTCATACCTGTCCAGACAACAGTGCGGCGGTGAACTCTGACCCCTCAGCGGCACTCTCCACGGGCTGCGGGGCCCGTCACACCGCCGGCTCTCGAGGTGATACCTCTCCTTCACACCACACCAAGACTCACTCGAAGAAAAGTAAACACACAGCTTAA
- the kdf1b gene encoding keratinocyte differentiation factor 1, with protein MSADVSTGSLRHSSGRGGYRHRASQSSSQRSSYEERCVDPVEERPPSPEPKTIHKAHLKDANGKESETIGFIPGSADHSSGAQTCNPCTSPGSCRTFLCSVLTCGLYRVCQGSPLALCLAPNDSSPDEPEKVSLQSVSPGDNKEEDHTDWLGDLHIAGVKVDSPREFLEVEPKLSYVVPAGVQTQPGNPSLHESMRFDDWEEGTEDLDSLITKKLLELYSEYQIDELARCTSDSLFLRKSKDIDQLINSLAEEHKMDEQEAECRLVRGIIRISTRKSARKRPTPSRMERTLSDSGNETMRESDSLRFSNNNDYKSNPNIQISELTSSDKCAREMWRHNGGHTSSSAYSPSRTETSSSGVSMIGSSVRT; from the exons ATGTCTGCTGACGTGAGCACTGGCAGTCTGAGGCACAGCTCAGGGCGTGGTGGCTACAGGCACAGAGCGAGCCAGAGCAGCAGCCAGAGGTCGTCATACGAGGAGCGCTGTGTGGACCCGGTGGAAGAGAGGCCGCCGAGCCCAGAGCCCAAGACCATCCACAAAGCTCACCTGAAGGATGCAAATGGGAAGGAGTCCGAGACCATTGGCTTCATTCCTGGCTCCGCCGACCATTCCTCTGGGGCACAAACCTGCAACCCCTGCACCTCTCCAGGCAGCTGCAGGACCTTTCTATGCAGCGTGCTGACCTGCGGCCTGTACAGGGTCTGCCAGGGTTCCCCTCTTGCTCTGTGCCTTGCGCCAAACGACAGCTCTCCAGATGAGCCAGAGAAGGTGAGCCTCCAAAGTGTGAGCCCAGGAGACAACAAAGAGGAGGATCACACAGATTGGCTTGGGGATCTCCACATCGCTGGAGTCAAAGTGGACAGTCCAAGGGAGTTTTTAGAGGTCGAACCCAAATTATCATATGTGGTTCCGGCCGGTGTTCAAACACAGCCCGGCAATCCGTCCCTGCATGAGTCCATGAGGTTCGACGACTGGGAGGAGGGCACAGAGGACCTGGACTCTCTTATTACCAAGAAGTTGCTGGAACTCTACTCTGAGTATCAAATCGACGAGCTGGCGAGGTGCACCTCAGACTCTTTGTTTCTGAGGAAGAGCAAGGACATCGATCAGCTCATCAATTCGCTGGCAGAGGAGCACAAAATGGACGAGCAGGAAGCGGAGTGTCGGCTGGTGCGTGGCATCATCCGCATCAGCACCCGGAAGAGTGCGAGGAAGAGGCCGACCCCGTCCAGGATGGAGAGGACGCTGTCCGACAGCGGGAATGAGACAATGAGGGAGAGCGATTCCTTGAGATTCAGCAACAACA ATGACtacaaatcaaatccaaacatcCAAATATCCGAACTGACCTCCTCTGACAAGTGTGCCAGGGAGATGTGGAGACACAATGGAG